Part of the bacterium genome is shown below.
GTAGTTGCTCGACTGCTTTTAATTCTACGATAACTTTTTCTTCAACTAAAAGATCTATCCGGTATCCACAATCTAATTTAAATCCTTTTTTCTCTGTTCCTCTGCGTCTCTGCGGTGAATAGTTACTAGAAATTTTATAATTCTAATTTAAATCGCATTATTTCAAAGCATTCTGCAAATTCGCATTTGGTTTGTCCGTCATACATTTCAAATCCGCGTAGTTTTGCTCTGGCTTCAACTGCCCCTAACCAGAATTCGCCGCCATATTTTTTAAATTGGGATTCATGAGCCTTAAGTGCCTCCATTTTAATCCTGTTAAACTTACTAATATCTACATACACCTGGGCTCTAAATCCCTGGTATGACCTACCTGAAGGCATCATCGGTTCATACATTAATATGGTATTAAAATATCTTGCCGCAGAGATTGAAGATAAAGCGGAGGTGCGATGAGCCTGATGTGTATCATGGGGCCAATGAGTGAATATTATATCCGGGTTAAATTCATTAAAGATTTTATTTAATGCCTCAACACTCTCAGAATCATACGGTATATCTTTTGTTGGAAAGTCTAATGTTATTAATTTACTTCCCAATATCTCTGCGGCTTTTTTACCCTCTGCTTCTGCTTCTTCTTTTGTTCGTAAAGTCTTACCTGTATAATCAGTATAGTCAGATTGACTCATCACTACCATCAATACTTCATGTCCATTATTTACTGCTTTAGCAATAGTCCCTCCGCAACTTATTTCAATATCATCAGAATGTGCACCAATAGCGACGATTTTCAAGATTCTTTATCCTTTCTTTTTATAAAAAATATGGTATCCCTTCCTTCTTTATTTTGGAGATATGACTCGTCCCTTTTTCCTCCCAGATGTATTTTTTTATCTCTTCGTTTTTATGTCCATTGCCGTTTCCATTTCCATTTCCATTTTTTAAGAGTATTGAGAAGTAATATTCACGAAGAAGTAGTTTCCATATCATAATAACAGTAAGTTTTACATCATACCAGAAAGAGCATTTTTCAATATATTCCCGATCTAATCTCATTCTTTCTCTTTGTCCTTCTTCCCCATTAAGGTCAATTCCTCCATTCCCATTTCCGTTATCATCAGAAGTTCCATAGATAACCTCTGTTAAGCAAAATAATCCTGGTTTTACCGTTATTCTATCCTTTAAAATATCCATATATCTGGGATAAAATATAGGTCGCTCTGACCTTGGACCAACAACACTCATTTCTCCTCGCAAGACATTAAATAATTGAGGTAATTCATCTAAGGCTGTTTTCCGCAGTATTCTTCCTAAAAAGGTAATTCTTTTATCATTTTTCTCGGTTAGTGTGGGTTCAATAATTACTTCTCCTTTCGAATTTTTTTTAACCTCTGCTCCATTTTTCATCGTCCGGAATTTAGGTAAGGCAAAAAATTCCCCTCCTTTACCTACCCTTACCTGCTTAAATATAACCGGCTCATTCCATGCAGACAGTTTAATAGCCAGTGCAATTATAGCCATTAACGGAGCAAAAAAGATTAATGCTATGGTTGTCAGGATAATATCACAAATTCTTTTTCCTTTTTTTCGGTAGAAGGTATTGGCGTTCATTTCTTTATTTCTTCCCCTCTTATTATTGATAGGCTCTTCTTTCCTTCATTGAAGACAAGGTCTATGACCGACATCTCTGGTATAAAAGGTTTAAATACCTGATTATACGCTGGATGAGTAAATTCTTGAAACACAACTTCAATATTTTCTTTCTTAAAAATTTCTGTGTCTAAGTAATCCTTCCCAAATTTGCCAGAAAGGTATGTTGTTGCCCCCACTTTTTTACAAATATCCAGTAACAAATCACTTCTTGTTCCCTTTACATCTAAAGAAGAACCAATTCTAATTTCTGTTTTAATCCCTAATATCTCTTTAATCGCATAAATAATATTTATATTAAAATCGGCTAATTTAGTCCATTTTTTTAGATAAAATTTTTCAAATATGTCTTTATATTCTTTAAAACAAGGTGCTTTCGTATAATTTTGTTCAATTGTCTTCCAATGTTTTTTTTGCCAGGTAACATCAGTTAGATTGTTAATCTCAACTTCATTAATTAATTGTGTTGCTTTATCCTTTGTAATAATTGGGACTGTTAACCATGTCCACTCATTAGCGGTTCGTATTCTATTACGATTCTGGAAGTAATTTTTTCTAAATTGGGTATTATCTAAGAGAACAAATAAATCACTTTTCTCTACTTTATCCCAAAATCCAAGCCATGGTAAATGTTCTGGTTGATGAATTCCTACTATCATTATTTGTAAATGGACACAAAAAAACCACCATTCTCCTTTTCAAAGACATCCTTGCTTGAAGTAGATACTTTTTATCTTCTCCTTTAACTCAACTTCTTCATTGGTGGTTTAAATTTTATATATATTAAAGAGGATTTTTCATCCTCATCTTTCTCTTATTATAAGATACCACATTTTTTAAATTTTGTCAAGAGTTATTTTTAAAAAATTTTAATTTTTTTCAAAAAATTACCATTTATCTTGCATCATACCAACCGATATTTGCATAGGGTGATTCTTTAACTTCATAAATAGGTATTAGTTTTTCAAGCCCTTTAATCTCCTTAAGCCCCATACTTTCAATTTCAACTAACATTTTTTCCTCAATTAAAAGGACGATGTCTTTTGTAATTAATACCTGTCCTTTATCAGAGTAAGGGAGCATTCTGCAAGCAATAAGAAAAGGTTTAACTAATTGGTTTTCTTTTTCTATCTTTAATTTACCATAAGTTATGCCAATGCGGACACAAATTTCCTCATCAGGTGATTTATTTTGATTGTATTTAACAAATTCCGCCTGGATTTTGCGACCACATTCAACTGCTTTAATCGGGTCTGTAAATATAATCAGATATGCCTCACAAACCTTTTTTATCAGAAGTCCTCCATCTTTAATAAGAGCAGAGAGAATATTTTCGTAGTCTTGTAATTTTCTCTTTCTTATCTCATTTTCTTCTTCAATAAAAGGGGTGTAGTTTTGAATATCTGTTGTCATAACTGCTATTTCTTTGGGATATTGTTGAAGGATTTGTTGTTGATTTTTAACCAGGTCTTTTATCAAATATTCAATACTACTTTCAGGTTCTCTTATCGTTTCAACCTGATATTTAAACACATATACATTTTTATCACTTGAGCCAGCCGCCAAATATCCTTTAGGAGTAAAAAATAGGCTAATAATTCCAAAGTTAGTCTCATGTAAATAAGATAATTTACCACTTCTATTTAAGAGATGGAGATTTTGCCAGGGAGAGGCAACGATAATACACTGCCCATCAGATGTAATAGACAAACCACTTATTTCATTGGGAAAATGATATTCCCATTTCAGACGACATTTACGGTCATAGCAATATACATATTGATTATTACAGGCAACAACAATTTCGTCTCCATCTTCAGAAATAGCGACTTTAACACCGCAGGCCTTTAATCTTGTTCGCCAGATAAGTGTTCCTTCTTTAGTTAAAAAATAAAGGTTGCGGTCATCCGCAGTCGCAATTATAGCATTATCCTGGGAGGCGATGGCGATTGAGTTAACATAATCCATCGTTGTCCATCTCCACAGGAGTTTCCCGTAGCGAGTAAAAAAATATATATTACAATCATTCCCACCACAGGCAATATATTTCAAATCAGCAGAGATAACAATAGTATTTGTACTTACATATTCTTCCCAGATTAAATGACTATTTTTATCTAATAGATATAAGGTGCTATCTTCTGCTCCTGCAAGTATATATCTTCCATCTTGAGAAATTGTAAGACATCGTATTGAGGCTTTTGTTTTATATCTCCATCTTAGTTGTCCCTGGCTAAGGAAATATAAATTGGTATCTTGAGAAGAGCCCGCTAAGACAAATTCACCGTCATTACTTATAGCAACACTATCTACTTTATAACCTATTTCCTTTTTCCATAACTTATGAACAATCTCCTCCACTTTATCTCCTCCCAACCATTCCTTTCATACATTTTACCACATTTTCATCCACAGTAACCATTCCAATTGAAATAGATTCTTTAAAGAGTCCATGGCAATCAGACCCACCCGTCATAACTAAATTATATTTTTGTGCCATTTTCTGGCAAAATTGTTGTCCTTTAATATTTTGTTGTGGATGAAATACTTCTATTCCTTTCAATCCACATTTTACCAATTCTAAGATTAGATTTTCATTACATTTAGAGAAATAAGGATGGGCTAAGACAGGTATCCCTCCTGTCTTTAAAATCATTTCAATAGCTTGTTTTGGGGTAAGGCTAAATTTTGGGACATAAGCTTTTGCCCCATAGTTTAGATATTTTTCAAAGGCATCTTTAATAGAATCTACCATTTTCCTTTGATGTAATACGGTGGCGATATGCAGTCGACTTATTGCCTCATTTCCTACATTTTTTTTTGCTACCTGAATTACCTGTTCATAGTCAATATTCACATTTAATTCTTTAAGTTTTGAAATAATCAAATGAGCCCGTTTTTCTCTTGTCTGGCGAAAGATTTTTAGTTCATCATTAAACCATTTATTTTTCCAGTCAATAAAATATCCCAGGATGTGAAGTTCTCCCTTTTCTCTTTCCGCACTTAATTCTACACCAGGGATAACTTCAATATCATAAGGTTTGGCATATTTTAATACCTCATCTATTCCCTCCACACTATCATGGTCAGTAATGCCAATTATCTTCAGACCTATTCCCTTTGCATATTCCACAATCTCTTCTGGTGACAGACTGCTATCAGAAAAATGGGTATGAATATGGAGATCTGCTTGAGCCATTACGCCTTAATCTTTTCTTCTAATTCTTCTTTTTTATGAAGAGCCGCTTCTTTAATAGTATTAGCGGTTGCTCTGAGGTGTTCTTTCGCCTCTTCCAAAGCCTTTTTAGATTGTTCTATTATCTCTTCTGCATGACCTTTTACTTCTCCCATTTTTTCTTTGGCAATATCCCCTGCCTTTTTTAATCTCTCTCGTGCCTCTTCCCCAGTAATAGGGGCAATAAGTAACCCAACACCCAATCCAACTAAACCACCCAGTAAAAACGCAACTATACTTGAACCAGAATTATTCTCTCGTTCCATTTTTTGTTACCTCCTTTTGTTTGGTAAATGTGCCTTTCACGAAATTCATAACTCCTTGATTTAAATAAACTTACAAGCACGCCTCTTTTCTTATCGCCCTCCTGTTACATAACTCCTTAATTTTAAAAGACTTACACATCTCAATGGACTGCTTTTTCTCAAATTTTGCCCATTTTAAATAAGGGTGGAGGGCAATTTTTCAAACCTTTGAATTTCGTGAAAGCTCTCTCTACAAACAGAACGCCTCTCCGAGGCTAAATTTTGTTATATTCCATTTATTTTACTTTATTTAATTTCGTGGAGCCCTAATCAAGTAACCATAAATAGTAACCGTTCACAGGTGTCCATACTCAGGTAATCATCACAAATCGTGGGACACCTTAATGTCTTTCACTATAATTAATACCTTTAATTTCCTCTATTGTTAATCCTGTTACCTGGGATATTTTTTCAACTTTCTCCCCTGATTTCAAAAGACTTTTCGCTACTTCTATTTTGCCTTGTTGTAACCCTTGTTGTAGCCCTTCTTGTAACCCTTGTTGTATTCCTTGTTTTAACCCTCGTTTTATTCCTTGTTGTATTCCTTGTTTTACTCCTCGTTTTATTCCTTGTTGTATTCCTTGTTGTATTCCTTGTTCTATTCCTTGTTTTAACCCTTGTTTTAAGGCAAACTCTATCGCACCTCTTTGCATTCGGATAAAATCATGCCGCTTATATTGAATTTCTAACTCCTTTTCACTCATCCCCGCAGTATTGGCTATTTCAAATGCCTCCTTTATTTCTATCTCTTTAACTAATGTCTCTGGTGTATATTCAAGTCTGCCTGCATTCTTTATAAAATATATCCATTTATCTTTGATTGAATCCAGTTCATTCTCATTCTTCTTGAATTTGGGCAATTCGATAAAAACAAGTTCGATTTCATCATTGTATTTAATTAAAGTCTCCTTTTCAATGAGATTGAAATAGGTGATAACCTTATCTACATCCTCGAACATAATAAAGTCCGTAATGGTTAAAGCAATAATAGGTTCAAGACTGGTAAATGTCTCTGTCTCTTTTAGCTGAGCTGAATATGTCTTAGCCGCATTATATAAAATCCTTTTCTCAAACCCTTCTACATTCAAAACCTGCATCTCGATGATGACATTCTTCTGGTTTGAGAGTTTGGCTTTAACATCGACATAGGTATCCTTCATCCCCTTGATTAACGGTATTTGGTATGGGTCAACGATTACTAAATCAACGATTTTTTCAGTTTCTTTAAAATCAATCACCGAGTTAAGAAAACTGATAAGGATATCCTTACTCCCTTGTGAGCCAAAAACCTTTTTGAAGGCATAATCTGTTTTAACATCTAAAAAACGCATCCAAATATTCCTTTATGCGGCAAAAACTCAAATTCTCACCACAAAGATACGAAAAAAAACTTTGAATTTCGTAAAACCTCTCTCTACCAACAGAACATCTCTACGAGGTTAATCTCTTTATTTAATTTCATAAAGCCATATTTGGTAAATGGTAACTGGTGAATGGTAATTAATTACCAATTAACCGATTACTTACTTTTAATTTCGTGAAGCCCTATCTAATAATTGGTAACTGGTTAAATGGTAATTGATTAACCAGCGTTTTTTAACTTTTTTTCTTTCCCAGAAGAAATCGTAAGCCACCACCTATTCCAGTAGCAACACTTAACATTTTAATTAATGGTGTTGTAATCCCATTGCTAATAATATCTGTAACTCCTTTTACTTTACTCACAACAGCATCAATTTTTTCTACATCTTCTTTAAAGCGATTTGCTAAAGATTCTACGGTTTTATTTATTTCAACAAGACTTTTTTTTGCCTCTTCTGAGAGGCTATAAATTGACTTATAGGCTCCTTCTATTTCTTTGGCAGTCCTTTTCATCTGGATGATGGTTGGAATAAGGACAGATATAAGCCATACGACTGCAATAGTTATGCACACAACACATACTTGAATAACCATTTTTTCCCTCCTGCCTCAAATTTTAACATTAAACTTAAAAAAAGTCAAGAGATTAATTTTACTAATTGCTCTGGTGTCAGTTTTCAACCAGAAGTTAGTGAAGAATAACTTCTAACTACTGATACCTGATGAGTGAACACTTACCCATTACTCCACTACTCCAAATCCTTTCTCCTTCCTCGAGTGCCTTTTTATTAAGAGCGGTATCTTTTTTAAAATACTCAAGTGCACAGAACAGGCTTTTTAAAGATACGATTTTTGTTTTAGTTACATAGGCACCTAAAATAACCATATTTGCCACGCGGACATCGCCAAGATTATTTGCAATTTGGGTTGCTGGAAGGTCTATAATCTTTATGTCTTCGCGAGTTGGTTTATCATTAATTAATGAAGAATTAATCAGCACTAACCCGTTGGTTCTAATCAGGGATTCATATTTAATTAAAGAACCTGCATCCATTGCAATTAGTGTTGTTAGTTCGGTAGCAATAGGCGAGGTAATTTCTTGTGATGAAATAATTAAAGAATACGCCGAGTGCCCGCCACGAACTTCAGCACTATAACTTGGCAGGCCTGTTACTTTTTTGCCTTCAGACATAGCCGCCTGAGCCAATAAATTACCCGCAAGAACAATTCCTTGTCCACCAAATCCTGAAATAATTAACTCCTCGTACATTTTCCCCCTCTTTTCTGTCAACGCTCTCGGCTAAAGCCGGCTAGAAGTCTCTCTGTCTAATCTGTTTATAAATTCTCCTAACTTAAACACCGGTATCATCTTCTTTTCTATCCATTTTAAAGCCTCTTTTGGAGATAATCTCCAGATAGAAGGACAGGGCGAGAGAATTTCTACCAGACCAAATCCCAAATCATCCAATTGCACTTGAAAAGCCTTTTTTATCGCGGTTTTAGCCTTTAAGATATGTGCAGGGGTATTTAGAGCCACCCGCGATAAATAAGCAATTCCATCTAAAGAAGACAGTAATTCGCACATCTTAATTGGGTAGCCTGCCTCTTTAGGCGACCGACCATAAGGAGATGTAGCCGTTTTTTGGTCTAAAAGTGTGGTGGGTGCCATCTGCCCACCAGTCATTCCATAAACTGCATTATTAATAAAGATAACCGTAATCCGTTCCCCCCTGGCGGCAGAATGAATAGTTTCAGCCATACCAATTGCGGCTAAATCACCATCTCCTTGATAAGTGAAAACCGTTTTTTTAGCATTTACTCGTTTGATTCCTGTGGCAACAGCAGGTGGTCTGCCATGGGCAACTTCAGCCATATCCAGATTAAAGAATTCATGAGCAAATACGGCACAGCCAACCGGCGCAATACCAATTACCTCCTCACGAATATTAAGTTCATCAATGACTTCTGCCACTAATCGGTGGGCAATCCCATGTCCACAACCTGGACAGTAACGCATTGGAACATTTCTTAGACTCTCGGGTCTTTTAAATACGAGATTCACCTGTAACCTCCATTAGTAACCGATCAGGTGGTAATTTACCGCAGAGACGCAGAGGAACAGAGAAAACATAGAAATAAATTAGATAATTGAACTTTTGCGTTTTTTTAGGTGTAAGACAGGGGAAATGGAGAAAATTGGGGAAAGGGGAAAAAGAATTTCATGTATAACTAACTATATTTCTTATACTTAGAGAAAAATACTTCTTTTTCCTTTTCTCCCCTTTCCCGTTTCCCCTTATTTACACAAGAGATTGAAATACAAAGTGTTAGCAAAAAACGCAAAAGTTTAGTTAGATAACATAAAAGATTATTGTAAGCGTTCAGGTGTCAGCCCTCAGCCATCAGCTTTTAAGAGGGTTACGGTAGATAGTCCAGAAGAATAACCGTAAGCATTCAGTTAACAGGTGTCAGGTATCAGTGTTCAATGCTCAACTTTTAAGAGAATTAGGGACATCGTAACCGTTCAGGGTGTAACGAAGGGGAAATGGAGAAATCAGGGAAAAGGGAAAAAGTATTCTTATTTTAGTAAGAAAATCATATTATTTAGAATGTCATTGACAACTGATGAAACCTTCTGCTACCTAATTCCCCTACTCCTCTCCTTTCTCCCCATTTCCCCTTTTCTCCTTATGGACACCTGAACGCTTACCTTTTTTCATAGTTCCTCGACTATTATCTGCTCATTGGTATAGACGCAGATTTGAGCAGTGATTTTCATTGCCTCTTCCACAATCTCTCTTGTGGTTAAATTGGTATATTTAATCAATGCCCTGGTTGCGGCTAAGGCATACGGTCCTCCAGAACCAATGGCAACAATGCCATCATCAGGTTCAATTACTTCGCCGTTACCAGAGATAATCAAAGAATGGTCTTTATCTACAACCGCTAATAATGCCTCTAATCGGCGTAAGAATTTATCAGTGCGCCATTCTTTGGCTAATTCGACAGCCGCTCTTGGTAAATTTCCACGATATTCATCGAGTTTTCCTTCAAACTTCTCAAATAGGGTGAATGCATCAGCCGCTGCTCCGGCAAAACCAGCCAAAACTTTATCTTTATACATCCTCCTTATCTTTTTTGCGTTTTGCTTCATTATGGTATTATTAAAAGTTACCTGCCCATCCCCGGCAATGGCAACCTTACCATTATGTCTGACGGCTAATATTGTTGTTGCATGAAACATTGTTTCCCTCCTGATGAATGCTTACTTTTAATCTTCATCGCTATCCCTGCCACCAAAAGATAAACATCTTGAGCGTCTCTTGCAATGATTTGATTTGCCTTGCCTAATAAATCCGTAAATTGTCTGGCTAATTTATTTGTTGGCACAAGACAGGAGCCAACTTCATTAGAGACAATAATCACCCATCCATTTTTTTTCTTATCTATTGCCTCAACTAACGATGAGACCTTTTTTAAAATTTTATCCTCGGATAATTCATCTAAAAGTAGATTTGAAATAAGCATATTCAGGCAATCAATTAAAATTACCTCTGCCGTTGTTTTTTCTAAGGCGGGGACAATCTCTTTTGGCTCTTCTATTGTTTGCCAATGTTTGGGTCTTAGCTGTTGATGTTCTTGAATCCTTGCCTTCATTTCCTCGTCTGAAGGTATCCCTGTAGCGATAACCATTACCTTTTTACTTAATCGGTCAGCTAACTGACAGGCAAATTGGCTTTTCCCTGAACGAATACCCCCAAGCACTAACATTAGTGAGCTCATTTCTTTACTTACAATTTTACTAAAATTATTTAAAGATGTCAAGAAAAATTTATGAAATGTAACCGTTCACCGCAGAGACACAGAGACGCAGAGAAGAAAATTAAAATTTATGGACGATAGGCTTAACATCCCTGATTTTCATCAGTGCAAGCTCTTAAGTCCAACAACATTAAACTTGCCCTGATGAAAATCAGGGATGGATTAACAAATCTGGCTTGCCGGCTGAACATTCGGCAAGCAGGTCCTATGTATTTCAATGGCTACACCAATAATCTTTTCTGTTACTCGATATTCAAGTTTTTTTAAGATTAAGTGGTTTATCCTTTTTTAAACGCAAAGAACGCAAAGAAATCAACCGCAAAGCACGCAGAGATTATAGGTTGTTCACCACCCTTTTAATTCCTTCCTTGAGTCTTAATACATTGAAATTTATAAGCAATTAACAATATTTGAAAGTTCGTTTTCGTTTATAGACCTCTTTTTCTTTCTTTGCGTCCTTTGCGAAACCTTCCTTTGCGCTCTTTGCGGTTAAATCTTTATACCTTTAAAAAACTTGAACATCGAGTGTTATCTGATTTATTTCCATATCTTCTCTGTTCCTCTGCGTCTCTGCGGTAAATTACCACCTACCATTAAGAAATCGCCAGCATTCTATCTATGGCCAGTTTTGCCTTTTGGGCAATGTCGTGGGGGACTTCTATTTTTGGCTCTTCGTCCTCAAGTGCAAAAAGGATTTTTTCGAGGGTAGTGAGTTTCATATTTGGACATACGGCGCGGGTAGAGGCAGGATAAAATTGTTTTTGCGGATTTTCTTTTTTTAGACGATGAATAATTCCAACCTCTGTGCCAATGATAAATTCCGTAGCCTCAGATTCTTTGATATAGCGACACATACCATTTGTGCTTAGAGCGGCATCAGATACCGCAATTACCCCTTGAGAACACTCTGGATGAACGATAATCTTAGCCTGTGGATGTTCTTTTTTAATCTGGTGAATTCCTTCTGGAGTTATAGTCTGGTGAGTTGGGCAATAGCCTGGCATCAAAATCATCTCCCGACCGGTTTGACGGATAATATAATCACCCAAATATTTGTCCGGGGTAAATATTATCTTCTGGTTAGGAGAGAGAGAATTAATTACCTTAACGCCGTTGGCTGAAGTACAGCAATAATCGGATTCTGCTTTAACTTCAACATGGGTATTAACATAGGAGACAACAAGGGCATCAGGATGTTCAGCCTTAGTTTGTCTTAAATCTTCTACACTGACCATATCTGCCATTGGACAGCCAGCGTTTATGTCAGGCATTAGAACTGTTTTATCTGGAGAGAGGATTTTGGCAGTTTCTGCCATAAAATGCACGCCGCAAAAGACAATTATCTTCGCATCAGTCTGAGCGGCTTTACGGGATAAATCAAGAGAATCACCTACAAAATCCGCAATATCCTGCACCTCGCCTCGCTGATAGTTATGTGCCAGAATAATCGCATGTTTGGTTTCCTTAATTTCTTTTATTCTCTCGACTAAATTACTTATTATCCTTCTTTGATGGGTATAGACATTCATCGAACCCGCCTTTACCTGACCAATTATGGTCATTCCGGCTGTATCTGCCAGTTGTATGGCTGATGTCGTGGGACAGGAACGGGCGACAAGAATTGGTATGCCCAGACGGGCAGACTTGAGCACCATTTCAGAAGATATTCGACCCGTAGAGAGTAAAATTTTATTGGCAACTTCTATCCCCTGAAGCAATGTCGCTCCTACAACCTTATCAATGGCATTATGCCGACCAATGTCCTCTTTGAAGATTAATATTCCCTTTTTGCTATCAGCCAGAGCCGCAGAATGCACACCGTATCTGGTAGAATAAGTGAGGAATTCTTTCATTAACCGACTAATCAACCAGGAGGAAAATTTTGCCTTCACCGTTATTTTTGTTTCGTTTGATAGAGGACGAAATATAACTCCTCTGCCACAGCCTGAGGTAATGATTGCAGGGCTATCTTGAAGAGATTCTCTGGACACTCTAACTTCGATTATTACCTTTTCTTCAGATACTTCAAGATTCACAATATCATCTGCATTTTTTATTAATCCTTCTGTCAGTAGAAAACCTATTGCCAATTCCTTTGTATCGGTAGGCGTAGATAGAAGTGTAACAAAATCTTTGCCATTCAATTTTATCTGGACAGGTTTTTCTTCTGGTACTGCATCTGTTGTTTTTTCAACTTTTTGTGAACTACCAATCTTCAGGATATTAACATTTTTCATATAGTTAAGTATATCATTTAGTTGGATTTTTGTCAACCAGCAATTCAGCCGCTTTTTTGCCTGAGAGGAGCATACCGCCAAATATTGGTCCCATTCGTGGTCCACCAAACACGGCATTAGCGGCCATTCCAGCCACATAAACACAGGGATAGATTTCCTTTGTATTCTCAACGATGGTGCGTTCACCAACCTCTGCCCACATTGGTTTTTCACCCATAAGGTCACCTGTTGCGGTGAGAAGTTTTTTGCCAATTTTCCTTACAATTATATGAGCTACCTCAGCATCATGACCGGTCGCATCAATAACATATCTTGAGCGAATGGTCAAGGGGTCAACATGCAATTTGGCAATATCAACCGCACTCCAGTTAAGAACAAGTCCTGTAACCTTTTCTTCACGAATCATTACATCTTCTGCAGAGATAAGATTAAATATCTTTACCCCTGCTCGAATTGTCTCCAGGCAAAGGGCAGACATAGTTTCTAATGAATCCGTGACAAAATAGCCATCTTGATATTTTTCATATCGTATTTTAAAGTCATCGAGGATGGGAAGGGATGCTTCTTGAAAAACACACTTATTAAACATCATCCCACCACCCCACATACCACCACCAATGGAAAGTTTGCGTTCAAAGATTACTACTTTATGACCTTTTTTTGC
Proteins encoded:
- the hslV gene encoding ATP-dependent protease subunit HslV — translated: MFHATTILAVRHNGKVAIAGDGQVTFNNTIMKQNAKKIRRMYKDKVLAGFAGAAADAFTLFEKFEGKLDEYRGNLPRAAVELAKEWRTDKFLRRLEALLAVVDKDHSLIISGNGEVIEPDDGIVAIGSGGPYALAATRALIKYTNLTTREIVEEAMKITAQICVYTNEQIIVEEL
- the cobU gene encoding bifunctional adenosylcobinamide kinase/adenosylcobinamide-phosphate guanylyltransferase, whose amino-acid sequence is MSSLMLVLGGIRSGKSQFACQLADRLSKKVMVIATGIPSDEEMKARIQEHQQLRPKHWQTIEEPKEIVPALEKTTAEVILIDCLNMLISNLLLDELSEDKILKKVSSLVEAIDKKKNGWVIIVSNEVGSCLVPTNKLARQFTDLLGKANQIIARDAQDVYLLVAGIAMKIKSKHSSGGKQCFMQQQY
- a CDS encoding sulfide-dependent adenosine diphosphate thiazole synthase, producing the protein MQLDDIVISKAIIEKWSEDLVNFLESDVAIVGGGPAGLTAAYYLAKKGHKVVIFERKLSIGGGMWGGGMMFNKCVFQEASLPILDDFKIRYEKYQDGYFVTDSLETMSALCLETIRAGVKIFNLISAEDVMIREEKVTGLVLNWSAVDIAKLHVDPLTIRSRYVIDATGHDAEVAHIIVRKIGKKLLTATGDLMGEKPMWAEVGERTIVENTKEIYPCVYVAGMAANAVFGGPRMGPIFGGMLLSGKKAAELLVDKNPTK
- the nadA gene encoding quinolinate synthase NadA, translated to MKNVNILKIGSSQKVEKTTDAVPEEKPVQIKLNGKDFVTLLSTPTDTKELAIGFLLTEGLIKNADDIVNLEVSEEKVIIEVRVSRESLQDSPAIITSGCGRGVIFRPLSNETKITVKAKFSSWLISRLMKEFLTYSTRYGVHSAALADSKKGILIFKEDIGRHNAIDKVVGATLLQGIEVANKILLSTGRISSEMVLKSARLGIPILVARSCPTTSAIQLADTAGMTIIGQVKAGSMNVYTHQRRIISNLVERIKEIKETKHAIILAHNYQRGEVQDIADFVGDSLDLSRKAAQTDAKIIVFCGVHFMAETAKILSPDKTVLMPDINAGCPMADMVSVEDLRQTKAEHPDALVVSYVNTHVEVKAESDYCCTSANGVKVINSLSPNQKIIFTPDKYLGDYIIRQTGREMILMPGYCPTHQTITPEGIHQIKKEHPQAKIIVHPECSQGVIAVSDAALSTNGMCRYIKESEATEFIIGTEVGIIHRLKKENPQKQFYPASTRAVCPNMKLTTLEKILFALEDEEPKIEVPHDIAQKAKLAIDRMLAIS
- a CDS encoding thiamine pyrophosphate-dependent enzyme — protein: MNLVFKRPESLRNVPMRYCPGCGHGIAHRLVAEVIDELNIREEVIGIAPVGCAVFAHEFFNLDMAEVAHGRPPAVATGIKRVNAKKTVFTYQGDGDLAAIGMAETIHSAARGERITVIFINNAVYGMTGGQMAPTTLLDQKTATSPYGRSPKEAGYPIKMCELLSSLDGIAYLSRVALNTPAHILKAKTAIKKAFQVQLDDLGFGLVEILSPCPSIWRLSPKEALKWIEKKMIPVFKLGEFINRLDRETSSRL